The Artemia franciscana chromosome 11, ASM3288406v1, whole genome shotgun sequence genome has a segment encoding these proteins:
- the LOC136032750 gene encoding zinc finger protein 570-like isoform X3 — protein MAEDIFSTRGVVKPNTVPSVLSSDFEPVFQTDPMNDSSVRSSLEPIAVNKNLEINHESLVVSNPPQVVFDAGAYPVQCQFEEAGDMTSNSEVLFTTNDSSPKQDASKSTPSNTFAQPKHDTRSPKIDSLIRNEEDVKISSSSWNTVFEEDETPCILEYASVCLKEEIDSDSELETPSISHLFQEYSNGGCSNIKSEPSSSVCSSYGVEQKPPGMQSKMKRMSQLLLIPKEEIGSDCEPLLSVNNLNDVSQKGPSLYIKSEPRSILHCSYNVEETQEEPIQVAKKTKKMPLLLPLSGEKAHECHLCKKVFSQKYTLANHMRVHTGDRPYECDVCKKTFTRTDRLYVHRRIHSGEKPYKCVLCDRSFYQSSDLSKHMRTHTGEKPYECDVCKKSFTRIEYLSVHRRAHTGERPYECSICKKTFTRTDRLSIHHRVHTGEKPYTCTLCGKSFSQNNDLSRHMRFHTGEKPYTCAVCSKSFSQSNNLSKHMKIHSSEKLTKNIEP, from the exons ATGGCAGAAGATATTTTTAGTACAAGAGGTGTCGTAAAACCAAATACTGTTCCGTCAGTGTTATCATCAGATTTCG AACCTGTGTTTCAAACGGATCCGATGAATGACTCCTCAGTTAGAAGTTCGTTGGAACCTATTGCCGTCAACAAGAATCTGGAGATAAATCACGAATCTTTGGTTGTCAGCAACCCTCCACAGGTTGTATTTGACGCCGGGGCATATCCAGTTCAATGTCAGTTTGAAG agGCTGGAGATATGACAAGTAATTCTGAGGTGCTCTTTACCACTAACGATTCATCCCCAAAACAAGATGCCTCCAAGTCTACCCCTTCCAACACTTTTGCGCAACCAAAGCATGACACCAGGTCTCCAAAGATAGATTCACTGATCAGAAACGAAGAag ACGTGAAAATATCATCATCATCTTGGAATACTGTATTTGAAGAAGATGAAACTCCTTGTATACTTGAATATGCAAGTGTTTGTTTAAAGGAAGAAATAGACTCAGATAGTGAATTAGAGACACCCAGCATCAGCCACTTATTTCAAGAATACTCGAATGGAGGCTGTTCAAACATCAAATCAGAACCCAGCTCTTCTGTTTGCAGTTCCTATGGTGTGGAACAGAAGCCACCGGGTATGCAAAGCAAAATGAAGAGAATGTCTCAATTGCTGCTAATACCTAAAGAAGAAATAGGCTCAGATTGTGAACCTTTGCTAAgtgtaaataatttaaatgatgTAAGCCAGAAGGGGCCTAGTTTATACATTAAATCAGAGCCACGTTCTATACTGCATTGCTCGTACAATGTAGAGGAAACACAAGAGGAGCCAATTCAAGTGGCGAAGAAGACAAAGAAAATGCCTCTGCTGCTGCCTTTAAGTGGAGAGAAAGCACATGAGTGCCACCTATGCAAGAAGGTCTTTTCTCAAAAGTACACATTGGCTAATCATATGAGGGTGCATACAGGGGACAGACCTTATGAGTGTGATGTATGTAAGAAAACATTCACCCGTACTGATCGATTATATGTACATCGACGAATTCATTCCGGGGAAAAGCCATATAAATGTGTATTGTGTGATAGAAGTTTTTATCAAAGTTCGGATTTGTCGAAACATATGAGGACTCATACAGGTGAAAAACCCTATGAATGTGATGTGTGTAAGAAATCATTTACTCGGATTGAGTACTTGTCTGTACACCGAAGAGCTCATACTGGTGAGAGACCCTATGAATGCAGTATATGTAAGAAAACGTTTACTCGAACTGATCGTTTATCCATACATCATAGGGTTCATACAGGCGAGAAGCCGTATACATGTACATTATGTGGTAAAAGTTTTTCGCAAAATAATGATTTGTCTAGGCATATGAGGTTTCATACAGGGGAAAAACCATACACATGCGCAGTCTGCAGTAAAAGTTTCTCTCAGAGCAACAATTTATCCAAACATATGAAGATCCATAGCAGTGAGAAGCTCACTAAGAATATAGAACCTTAA
- the LOC136032750 gene encoding zinc finger protein 570-like isoform X2, whose product MPFAKCVVLGCDSNEKNRKSLGVRILKFPANKISEWLIAVNRSDLLESLTPEEIQKRKRICSKHFPKSCLMAEDIFSTRGVVKPNTVPSVLSSDFEAGDMTSNSEVLFTTNDSSPKQDASKSTPSNTFAQPKHDTRSPKIDSLIRNEEDVKISSSSWNTVFEEDETPCILEYASVCLKEEIDSDSELETPSISHLFQEYSNGGCSNIKSEPSSSVCSSYGVEQKPPGMQSKMKRMSQLLLIPKEEIGSDCEPLLSVNNLNDVSQKGPSLYIKSEPRSILHCSYNVEETQEEPIQVAKKTKKMPLLLPLSGEKAHECHLCKKVFSQKYTLANHMRVHTGDRPYECDVCKKTFTRTDRLYVHRRIHSGEKPYKCVLCDRSFYQSSDLSKHMRTHTGEKPYECDVCKKSFTRIEYLSVHRRAHTGERPYECSICKKTFTRTDRLSIHHRVHTGEKPYTCTLCGKSFSQNNDLSRHMRFHTGEKPYTCAVCSKSFSQSNNLSKHMKIHSSEKLTKNIEP is encoded by the exons atgcCGTTTGCAAAATGTGTAGTCCTCGGGTGTGACAGCAATGAAAAGAATCGTAAATCTTTGGGAGTACGCATACTGAAATTTCCAGCCAACAA gatttcggAATGGTTGATCGCTGTGAACAGGTCAGATTTATTGGAATCTTTGACTCCAGAAGAAATCCAGAAAAGGAAAAGGATCTGCTCCAAACATTTCCCGAAGAGTTGCCTTATGGCAGAAGATATTTTTAGTACAAGAGGTGTCGTAAAACCAAATACTGTTCCGTCAGTGTTATCATCAGATTTCG agGCTGGAGATATGACAAGTAATTCTGAGGTGCTCTTTACCACTAACGATTCATCCCCAAAACAAGATGCCTCCAAGTCTACCCCTTCCAACACTTTTGCGCAACCAAAGCATGACACCAGGTCTCCAAAGATAGATTCACTGATCAGAAACGAAGAag ACGTGAAAATATCATCATCATCTTGGAATACTGTATTTGAAGAAGATGAAACTCCTTGTATACTTGAATATGCAAGTGTTTGTTTAAAGGAAGAAATAGACTCAGATAGTGAATTAGAGACACCCAGCATCAGCCACTTATTTCAAGAATACTCGAATGGAGGCTGTTCAAACATCAAATCAGAACCCAGCTCTTCTGTTTGCAGTTCCTATGGTGTGGAACAGAAGCCACCGGGTATGCAAAGCAAAATGAAGAGAATGTCTCAATTGCTGCTAATACCTAAAGAAGAAATAGGCTCAGATTGTGAACCTTTGCTAAgtgtaaataatttaaatgatgTAAGCCAGAAGGGGCCTAGTTTATACATTAAATCAGAGCCACGTTCTATACTGCATTGCTCGTACAATGTAGAGGAAACACAAGAGGAGCCAATTCAAGTGGCGAAGAAGACAAAGAAAATGCCTCTGCTGCTGCCTTTAAGTGGAGAGAAAGCACATGAGTGCCACCTATGCAAGAAGGTCTTTTCTCAAAAGTACACATTGGCTAATCATATGAGGGTGCATACAGGGGACAGACCTTATGAGTGTGATGTATGTAAGAAAACATTCACCCGTACTGATCGATTATATGTACATCGACGAATTCATTCCGGGGAAAAGCCATATAAATGTGTATTGTGTGATAGAAGTTTTTATCAAAGTTCGGATTTGTCGAAACATATGAGGACTCATACAGGTGAAAAACCCTATGAATGTGATGTGTGTAAGAAATCATTTACTCGGATTGAGTACTTGTCTGTACACCGAAGAGCTCATACTGGTGAGAGACCCTATGAATGCAGTATATGTAAGAAAACGTTTACTCGAACTGATCGTTTATCCATACATCATAGGGTTCATACAGGCGAGAAGCCGTATACATGTACATTATGTGGTAAAAGTTTTTCGCAAAATAATGATTTGTCTAGGCATATGAGGTTTCATACAGGGGAAAAACCATACACATGCGCAGTCTGCAGTAAAAGTTTCTCTCAGAGCAACAATTTATCCAAACATATGAAGATCCATAGCAGTGAGAAGCTCACTAAGAATATAGAACCTTAA
- the LOC136032750 gene encoding zinc finger protein 570-like isoform X4: MNDSSVRSSLEPIAVNKNLEINHESLVVSNPPQVVFDAGAYPVQCQFEEAGDMTSNSEVLFTTNDSSPKQDASKSTPSNTFAQPKHDTRSPKIDSLIRNEEDVKISSSSWNTVFEEDETPCILEYASVCLKEEIDSDSELETPSISHLFQEYSNGGCSNIKSEPSSSVCSSYGVEQKPPGMQSKMKRMSQLLLIPKEEIGSDCEPLLSVNNLNDVSQKGPSLYIKSEPRSILHCSYNVEETQEEPIQVAKKTKKMPLLLPLSGEKAHECHLCKKVFSQKYTLANHMRVHTGDRPYECDVCKKTFTRTDRLYVHRRIHSGEKPYKCVLCDRSFYQSSDLSKHMRTHTGEKPYECDVCKKSFTRIEYLSVHRRAHTGERPYECSICKKTFTRTDRLSIHHRVHTGEKPYTCTLCGKSFSQNNDLSRHMRFHTGEKPYTCAVCSKSFSQSNNLSKHMKIHSSEKLTKNIEP; this comes from the exons ATGAATGACTCCTCAGTTAGAAGTTCGTTGGAACCTATTGCCGTCAACAAGAATCTGGAGATAAATCACGAATCTTTGGTTGTCAGCAACCCTCCACAGGTTGTATTTGACGCCGGGGCATATCCAGTTCAATGTCAGTTTGAAG agGCTGGAGATATGACAAGTAATTCTGAGGTGCTCTTTACCACTAACGATTCATCCCCAAAACAAGATGCCTCCAAGTCTACCCCTTCCAACACTTTTGCGCAACCAAAGCATGACACCAGGTCTCCAAAGATAGATTCACTGATCAGAAACGAAGAag ACGTGAAAATATCATCATCATCTTGGAATACTGTATTTGAAGAAGATGAAACTCCTTGTATACTTGAATATGCAAGTGTTTGTTTAAAGGAAGAAATAGACTCAGATAGTGAATTAGAGACACCCAGCATCAGCCACTTATTTCAAGAATACTCGAATGGAGGCTGTTCAAACATCAAATCAGAACCCAGCTCTTCTGTTTGCAGTTCCTATGGTGTGGAACAGAAGCCACCGGGTATGCAAAGCAAAATGAAGAGAATGTCTCAATTGCTGCTAATACCTAAAGAAGAAATAGGCTCAGATTGTGAACCTTTGCTAAgtgtaaataatttaaatgatgTAAGCCAGAAGGGGCCTAGTTTATACATTAAATCAGAGCCACGTTCTATACTGCATTGCTCGTACAATGTAGAGGAAACACAAGAGGAGCCAATTCAAGTGGCGAAGAAGACAAAGAAAATGCCTCTGCTGCTGCCTTTAAGTGGAGAGAAAGCACATGAGTGCCACCTATGCAAGAAGGTCTTTTCTCAAAAGTACACATTGGCTAATCATATGAGGGTGCATACAGGGGACAGACCTTATGAGTGTGATGTATGTAAGAAAACATTCACCCGTACTGATCGATTATATGTACATCGACGAATTCATTCCGGGGAAAAGCCATATAAATGTGTATTGTGTGATAGAAGTTTTTATCAAAGTTCGGATTTGTCGAAACATATGAGGACTCATACAGGTGAAAAACCCTATGAATGTGATGTGTGTAAGAAATCATTTACTCGGATTGAGTACTTGTCTGTACACCGAAGAGCTCATACTGGTGAGAGACCCTATGAATGCAGTATATGTAAGAAAACGTTTACTCGAACTGATCGTTTATCCATACATCATAGGGTTCATACAGGCGAGAAGCCGTATACATGTACATTATGTGGTAAAAGTTTTTCGCAAAATAATGATTTGTCTAGGCATATGAGGTTTCATACAGGGGAAAAACCATACACATGCGCAGTCTGCAGTAAAAGTTTCTCTCAGAGCAACAATTTATCCAAACATATGAAGATCCATAGCAGTGAGAAGCTCACTAAGAATATAGAACCTTAA
- the LOC136032750 gene encoding zinc finger protein 570-like isoform X1: MPFAKCVVLGCDSNEKNRKSLGVRILKFPANKISEWLIAVNRSDLLESLTPEEIQKRKRICSKHFPKSCLMAEDIFSTRGVVKPNTVPSVLSSDFEPVFQTDPMNDSSVRSSLEPIAVNKNLEINHESLVVSNPPQVVFDAGAYPVQCQFEEAGDMTSNSEVLFTTNDSSPKQDASKSTPSNTFAQPKHDTRSPKIDSLIRNEEDVKISSSSWNTVFEEDETPCILEYASVCLKEEIDSDSELETPSISHLFQEYSNGGCSNIKSEPSSSVCSSYGVEQKPPGMQSKMKRMSQLLLIPKEEIGSDCEPLLSVNNLNDVSQKGPSLYIKSEPRSILHCSYNVEETQEEPIQVAKKTKKMPLLLPLSGEKAHECHLCKKVFSQKYTLANHMRVHTGDRPYECDVCKKTFTRTDRLYVHRRIHSGEKPYKCVLCDRSFYQSSDLSKHMRTHTGEKPYECDVCKKSFTRIEYLSVHRRAHTGERPYECSICKKTFTRTDRLSIHHRVHTGEKPYTCTLCGKSFSQNNDLSRHMRFHTGEKPYTCAVCSKSFSQSNNLSKHMKIHSSEKLTKNIEP; the protein is encoded by the exons atgcCGTTTGCAAAATGTGTAGTCCTCGGGTGTGACAGCAATGAAAAGAATCGTAAATCTTTGGGAGTACGCATACTGAAATTTCCAGCCAACAA gatttcggAATGGTTGATCGCTGTGAACAGGTCAGATTTATTGGAATCTTTGACTCCAGAAGAAATCCAGAAAAGGAAAAGGATCTGCTCCAAACATTTCCCGAAGAGTTGCCTTATGGCAGAAGATATTTTTAGTACAAGAGGTGTCGTAAAACCAAATACTGTTCCGTCAGTGTTATCATCAGATTTCG AACCTGTGTTTCAAACGGATCCGATGAATGACTCCTCAGTTAGAAGTTCGTTGGAACCTATTGCCGTCAACAAGAATCTGGAGATAAATCACGAATCTTTGGTTGTCAGCAACCCTCCACAGGTTGTATTTGACGCCGGGGCATATCCAGTTCAATGTCAGTTTGAAG agGCTGGAGATATGACAAGTAATTCTGAGGTGCTCTTTACCACTAACGATTCATCCCCAAAACAAGATGCCTCCAAGTCTACCCCTTCCAACACTTTTGCGCAACCAAAGCATGACACCAGGTCTCCAAAGATAGATTCACTGATCAGAAACGAAGAag ACGTGAAAATATCATCATCATCTTGGAATACTGTATTTGAAGAAGATGAAACTCCTTGTATACTTGAATATGCAAGTGTTTGTTTAAAGGAAGAAATAGACTCAGATAGTGAATTAGAGACACCCAGCATCAGCCACTTATTTCAAGAATACTCGAATGGAGGCTGTTCAAACATCAAATCAGAACCCAGCTCTTCTGTTTGCAGTTCCTATGGTGTGGAACAGAAGCCACCGGGTATGCAAAGCAAAATGAAGAGAATGTCTCAATTGCTGCTAATACCTAAAGAAGAAATAGGCTCAGATTGTGAACCTTTGCTAAgtgtaaataatttaaatgatgTAAGCCAGAAGGGGCCTAGTTTATACATTAAATCAGAGCCACGTTCTATACTGCATTGCTCGTACAATGTAGAGGAAACACAAGAGGAGCCAATTCAAGTGGCGAAGAAGACAAAGAAAATGCCTCTGCTGCTGCCTTTAAGTGGAGAGAAAGCACATGAGTGCCACCTATGCAAGAAGGTCTTTTCTCAAAAGTACACATTGGCTAATCATATGAGGGTGCATACAGGGGACAGACCTTATGAGTGTGATGTATGTAAGAAAACATTCACCCGTACTGATCGATTATATGTACATCGACGAATTCATTCCGGGGAAAAGCCATATAAATGTGTATTGTGTGATAGAAGTTTTTATCAAAGTTCGGATTTGTCGAAACATATGAGGACTCATACAGGTGAAAAACCCTATGAATGTGATGTGTGTAAGAAATCATTTACTCGGATTGAGTACTTGTCTGTACACCGAAGAGCTCATACTGGTGAGAGACCCTATGAATGCAGTATATGTAAGAAAACGTTTACTCGAACTGATCGTTTATCCATACATCATAGGGTTCATACAGGCGAGAAGCCGTATACATGTACATTATGTGGTAAAAGTTTTTCGCAAAATAATGATTTGTCTAGGCATATGAGGTTTCATACAGGGGAAAAACCATACACATGCGCAGTCTGCAGTAAAAGTTTCTCTCAGAGCAACAATTTATCCAAACATATGAAGATCCATAGCAGTGAGAAGCTCACTAAGAATATAGAACCTTAA